In a genomic window of Venatoribacter cucullus:
- a CDS encoding OsmC domain/YcaO domain-containing protein has translation MEIKVNFLDNLRLEAKFDDFTVIADQPIRYKGDGSAPGPFDYFLASSALCAAYFVKLYCQTRDIPTENIRLSQNNIVDPENRYNQIFKIQVELPADISEKDRIGILRSIDRCTVKKVVQTGPEFVIEVVDNLDADAQALLLAPQAQGEGTRIEGKDLPLEQTIANMSAILAGLGMKIEIASWRNIVPNVWSLHIRDAHSQMCFTNGKGSSKESALASALGEFIERLNCNFFYNDQFWGEEIANADYVHYPEERWFQPGPNDELPADILDDYCLDIYNPDGELRGSHLYDTNSGNTKRGICSLPFVRQSDGEVVYFPSNLIENLYLSNGMAAGNTLAEAQVQCLSEIFERAVKREILENELTLPDVPEHVLAKYPGIVAGIKGLEEQGFPVLVKDASLGGQFPVMCVTLMNPRTGGVFASFGAHPSFHVALERSLTELLQGRSFEGLNDLPRPTFESHAVTEPNNFVEHFIDSSGVVSWRFFSARSDYDFVEWDFTYQGADANTQEAATLFGILEDLGKEVYMAVYPHLGANACRILVPDYSEIYPLDDIIWDNTNKALLFREDILNLHRLTDKQLKALLKRLDDSELDHYTDITTLIGIEFDDNTVWGQLTILELKLLISLALQRLEDAQDLVGEFLQFNDNTVERGLFYQAMNAVLEVTLDDELELADFEPNFRRMFGNERMDAVIGSVDGSVRFYGLTPTSMKLEGLDKHLRLIDSYKKLHAARGRAVNNIG, from the coding sequence ATGGAAATTAAGGTTAATTTTCTCGACAACCTCCGGCTTGAAGCGAAGTTTGACGACTTCACCGTGATTGCCGACCAGCCCATCCGCTACAAAGGGGATGGGTCGGCGCCCGGTCCGTTTGATTACTTCCTCGCTTCATCGGCGCTCTGTGCGGCTTACTTTGTGAAGCTGTATTGCCAGACTCGCGATATTCCCACTGAGAATATCCGTCTGTCGCAAAACAACATCGTTGACCCGGAAAACCGCTACAACCAGATTTTTAAAATTCAGGTTGAGTTACCCGCGGATATTTCAGAAAAAGACCGCATTGGTATTCTGCGCTCCATTGACCGCTGCACCGTTAAAAAAGTAGTGCAGACCGGGCCCGAATTTGTCATTGAAGTGGTCGATAACCTTGATGCCGATGCCCAGGCGTTATTGCTGGCACCGCAGGCGCAGGGCGAAGGCACCCGCATCGAAGGCAAAGACCTGCCGCTGGAACAAACCATTGCCAATATGTCGGCCATTCTGGCCGGGCTGGGCATGAAAATTGAGATCGCTTCATGGCGCAATATTGTGCCCAATGTGTGGTCGCTGCATATCCGCGATGCCCATTCGCAGATGTGTTTTACCAACGGCAAAGGCTCCAGCAAAGAAAGCGCGCTGGCCTCGGCGCTGGGCGAATTTATTGAACGTCTGAACTGCAATTTCTTTTATAACGACCAGTTCTGGGGCGAAGAGATCGCCAATGCCGATTATGTGCATTACCCGGAAGAACGCTGGTTTCAGCCCGGCCCTAACGATGAACTGCCGGCGGACATTCTGGATGACTATTGTCTGGACATTTATAACCCGGACGGTGAGCTGCGCGGTTCGCATCTGTACGACACCAACTCGGGTAATACCAAGCGCGGTATTTGCTCGCTGCCGTTTGTGCGCCAGTCCGACGGCGAGGTGGTGTATTTCCCGTCCAACCTGATCGAAAACCTGTATTTAAGCAACGGCATGGCCGCCGGCAATACATTGGCGGAAGCGCAGGTGCAGTGTTTGTCGGAAATTTTTGAGCGCGCGGTAAAGCGCGAAATTCTTGAAAATGAACTGACGCTGCCGGATGTGCCGGAGCACGTACTGGCCAAATACCCTGGTATTGTCGCTGGTATTAAAGGCCTGGAAGAGCAGGGCTTTCCGGTGCTGGTAAAAGACGCTTCGCTGGGCGGCCAGTTCCCGGTGATGTGCGTCACCTTAATGAACCCGCGTACCGGTGGTGTGTTTGCCTCGTTCGGCGCCCATCCCAGTTTTCATGTGGCGCTGGAGCGCAGCCTCACCGAACTGCTGCAGGGCCGCAGTTTTGAAGGCCTGAACGACCTGCCACGGCCGACCTTTGAAAGCCATGCGGTGACCGAGCCGAACAATTTTGTCGAACACTTTATTGATTCCAGCGGCGTGGTGTCCTGGCGTTTCTTCAGTGCCCGTTCCGACTATGACTTTGTCGAATGGGATTTCACCTATCAGGGTGCCGACGCCAATACCCAGGAAGCCGCCACGCTGTTCGGCATTCTGGAAGACCTGGGCAAGGAAGTGTATATGGCGGTGTACCCGCATCTGGGCGCCAATGCCTGCCGTATTCTGGTACCGGATTATTCCGAGATTTATCCGCTCGATGACATCATCTGGGATAACACCAATAAAGCGCTGCTATTCCGCGAAGATATTCTTAACCTGCACCGCTTAACCGATAAGCAGCTGAAGGCGTTACTGAAACGTCTGGATGACAGCGAGCTGGATCATTACACCGATATCACCACCCTGATCGGCATTGAATTTGACGACAATACCGTCTGGGGTCAGCTGACCATTCTGGAACTGAAACTGCTGATCAGTCTGGCCCTGCAACGGCTGGAAGATGCTCAGGATCTGGTCGGAGAATTTCTGCAATTTAACGACAACACCGTTGAACGCGGGCTGTTTTATCAGGCCATGAATGCCGTGCTGGAAGTAACACTGGACGACGAGCTGGAACTGGCTGACTTTGAGCCCAATTTCCGCCGCATGTTCGGTAATGAACGTATGGATGCTGTGATTGGCTCAGTCGATGGTTCAGTGCGCTTCTATGGCTTAACGCCCACCAGTATGAAGCTGGAAGGGCTGGATAAGCACCTGCGCCTGATCGACAGCTATAAAAAGCTGCACGCCGCGCGGGGCAGGGCGGTTAATAATATTGGTTAA
- a CDS encoding ferredoxin reductase family protein, whose amino-acid sequence MAHIKRVFLFLSVFFTVLWLLADTLWPQPLTYFSFRSVFVQFSGWLAMAAMSLAMLLALRPRWLEAPLHGLDKMYRLHKWLGISALVLGLLHWWWAKGTKWMVGWGWLVKPPRSGAAPEYTGLEAWLRTQRGLAETLGEWTFYIALVLLVLALVKAFPYRLFRKTHKLLALVYLVLVYHSLVLFKAEYWAQPLGWAMAALLLVGTVAAVLVLTGQVGHSRKVAGTICSLHAYPGVQVVEGCIQLQPGWPGHKPGQFVFVTSSRSEGAHPYTIASAWDPQQQQLTFVIKALGDWTGQLQDYLHEGLPVQVEGPYGCFDFNDQQPRQIWIGAGIGITPFIAKMKHRLSHPSTQVIDLFHVTAERDDEALQRLRADAAAAGVNLHIRLSREEGRLTAEQIRAAVPEWQQASVWFCGPAAFGQTLQQDFHRHGLAGGRFHQELFNMR is encoded by the coding sequence ATGGCCCATATCAAACGCGTTTTTCTGTTCCTTTCTGTGTTCTTCACGGTGCTGTGGTTACTGGCGGATACCTTATGGCCGCAACCGCTGACCTATTTTTCTTTCCGTAGCGTGTTTGTGCAGTTCAGCGGCTGGCTCGCCATGGCGGCCATGAGCCTGGCCATGCTGCTGGCGCTGCGGCCGCGCTGGCTGGAAGCGCCGCTGCACGGGCTGGATAAAATGTACCGGCTGCATAAGTGGCTGGGCATCAGCGCGCTGGTGCTGGGGTTGCTGCACTGGTGGTGGGCCAAAGGCACCAAGTGGATGGTGGGCTGGGGCTGGCTGGTTAAACCGCCACGGTCGGGGGCGGCGCCGGAATATACCGGGCTGGAAGCCTGGCTGCGTACTCAGCGTGGGCTGGCCGAAACCCTGGGCGAGTGGACCTTTTACATAGCGCTGGTGCTGCTGGTGCTGGCATTAGTCAAAGCCTTTCCTTATCGCTTATTCCGTAAAACCCATAAATTGCTGGCGCTGGTGTATCTGGTGCTGGTGTATCACAGCCTGGTGCTGTTTAAAGCAGAATACTGGGCGCAGCCGTTGGGCTGGGCGATGGCGGCGCTGTTGCTGGTGGGCACCGTGGCCGCCGTACTGGTGCTGACCGGCCAGGTGGGGCACAGCCGTAAGGTCGCCGGCACCATCTGCAGCCTGCATGCCTACCCGGGTGTGCAGGTGGTGGAGGGCTGCATTCAGTTACAGCCGGGCTGGCCGGGACATAAGCCGGGGCAATTTGTCTTTGTCACTTCCAGCCGCTCGGAAGGCGCGCACCCTTATACCATCGCTTCGGCCTGGGACCCGCAGCAGCAACAATTAACCTTTGTGATCAAGGCGCTGGGGGACTGGACCGGGCAGCTGCAGGATTATCTGCACGAAGGCTTGCCGGTGCAGGTGGAAGGGCCCTATGGCTGCTTTGATTTTAACGACCAGCAACCCCGCCAGATCTGGATTGGTGCTGGTATTGGCATTACGCCTTTTATTGCCAAGATGAAACACCGGCTCAGCCACCCGTCTACCCAGGTGATTGATCTGTTTCATGTGACGGCGGAACGGGATGATGAGGCGCTGCAACGGTTGCGTGCCGATGCCGCTGCCGCCGGGGTGAACCTGCATATCCGTCTCAGCCGCGAAGAGGGCCGGCTGACGGCTGAACAGATCCGCGCGGCGGTACCCGAGTGGCAACAGGCCAGCGTCTGGTTCTGCGGGCCGGCGGCGTTTGGCCAGACCTTGCAGCAGGATTTCCACCGCCATGGGCTGGCCGGTGGCCGTTTTCATCAGGAGTTGTTTAATATGCGCTGA